The following are encoded in a window of Pseudomonas sp. St316 genomic DNA:
- a CDS encoding sensor histidine kinase, with the protein MMRFCCLWVIGCLWLPLMAWAAPAPSAQGVQLDAGQRQWLVQHPQWRVGLVLQAPYAQYDRRLQRLSGTNVELMQWLGKALNVELTWRNFQDLAQLEAAVRAGEVDVAPGLTQSPGGLKLWQFSDPYMRVPQLIVGAQKGTEGVELEKLDTQARVAVRMPSATADYLRSNYPMLNLQGVPMEREALQLLLTQQARYAVVDEAQLGRLMVEPEFAELAVVGDIGLPQLLRVATRRDWPELAEIIDSGLQAIPAKELEQLHSRWLKPKYPRLTETPGFWQNLTLLILALLLSSVAIVFWQRRQQRALERRLRAAREDIAQRTASEEALRLTQFSIDQSTVGILWVNWDSHVRYANRAAEIMLGYASGAIIDRPLIDFEPGLHMDRWLNLWKRARASEEGPQSFETECVRADGSILPADVSLSFLRFRDAEYLVVYLNDVTERRRALAALRESEARLQGIAANVPGLVFRLERAPVTGQIDFAYISEGSESLVGYSPATLARSDTGLRSLVHPDDKAGYHRTQDQALDTDSDWSWQGRILTREGQERWAEIKAITRRLEDGAYVWDGIVWDITESKRIELELASSREQLRELSAHLESVREEEKARIAREVHDELGQMLTVLKLETSMCELAYAQLDPGLHERLNSMKRLIAQLFQLVRDVATALRPPILDAGIASAIEWQARRFEARTQIPCLVQVPDNLPALSDAKAIGLFRILQEALTNVMRHAQAHTVELTLVQEGDELCLTVSDDGVGFIADTGRPTSFGLVGMRERVLIMGGQLSLESEPGEGTTLAVRVPLHEA; encoded by the coding sequence ATGATGCGTTTTTGCTGCCTGTGGGTTATCGGCTGTTTATGGCTTCCCTTGATGGCGTGGGCCGCGCCCGCGCCGTCGGCGCAGGGGGTGCAATTGGATGCAGGGCAACGCCAGTGGTTGGTGCAACATCCGCAATGGCGAGTCGGCCTGGTATTGCAGGCGCCCTATGCCCAATATGATCGGCGCCTGCAGCGTTTGTCCGGCACTAACGTCGAGTTGATGCAATGGCTGGGCAAGGCGTTGAACGTCGAACTCACCTGGCGCAATTTCCAGGACCTGGCACAACTGGAAGCAGCGGTGCGCGCCGGCGAGGTGGACGTTGCTCCGGGCCTGACCCAATCCCCGGGCGGGCTCAAGCTCTGGCAGTTTTCCGATCCCTATATGCGCGTGCCGCAATTGATCGTCGGCGCGCAGAAGGGGACGGAAGGGGTGGAGTTGGAAAAACTCGACACCCAGGCCCGGGTCGCGGTGCGCATGCCCAGTGCCACGGCCGATTACCTGCGCAGCAACTATCCAATGCTGAATTTGCAAGGCGTGCCAATGGAGCGTGAGGCCCTGCAATTGCTGCTGACCCAGCAGGCCCGATACGCGGTGGTCGACGAGGCGCAGTTGGGGCGGTTGATGGTCGAGCCCGAATTCGCCGAGCTGGCGGTGGTGGGCGACATCGGCCTGCCGCAGTTGCTGCGGGTTGCCACGCGCCGGGACTGGCCGGAACTGGCCGAGATCATCGACAGCGGGTTGCAGGCGATCCCGGCCAAGGAGCTGGAGCAACTGCACAGCCGTTGGCTCAAGCCAAAATATCCACGCCTGACCGAGACCCCAGGCTTCTGGCAGAACTTGACCCTATTGATTCTGGCTCTGCTGCTCAGCAGCGTCGCCATCGTGTTCTGGCAGCGCCGCCAGCAACGCGCACTGGAGCGCCGCCTGCGTGCCGCGAGGGAGGACATTGCCCAGCGTACTGCCAGCGAAGAAGCCTTGCGCCTGACGCAGTTTTCCATCGATCAAAGTACGGTCGGCATCCTCTGGGTCAATTGGGACAGCCACGTGCGTTACGCCAACCGAGCGGCTGAAATCATGCTCGGCTATGCCTCGGGCGCCATCATTGACCGCCCCTTGATCGACTTCGAGCCGGGCTTGCACATGGATCGCTGGCTGAACCTGTGGAAGCGCGCCCGGGCCAGTGAAGAGGGGCCGCAGAGTTTCGAAACCGAATGCGTGCGAGCCGATGGCAGCATCTTGCCGGCTGACGTTTCCCTGAGCTTCCTGCGTTTTCGCGACGCCGAATACCTGGTGGTCTATCTCAACGACGTGACCGAACGCCGACGTGCATTGGCGGCGCTGCGAGAAAGCGAAGCGCGGTTGCAAGGCATCGCCGCCAACGTGCCAGGCCTGGTCTTTCGCCTCGAGCGAGCGCCGGTGACCGGCCAGATCGACTTTGCCTACATCAGCGAAGGCAGCGAAAGCCTGGTGGGCTATTCCCCCGCCACCCTGGCCCGCAGCGACACCGGGCTGCGCAGCCTGGTGCACCCGGACGACAAGGCCGGTTACCACCGTACCCAGGACCAGGCGCTGGACACCGACAGCGACTGGTCATGGCAGGGCCGCATCCTGACCCGCGAAGGCCAGGAGCGTTGGGCCGAGATCAAGGCGATCACCCGTCGTCTCGAAGATGGCGCCTATGTCTGGGACGGAATCGTCTGGGACATCACCGAAAGCAAGCGTATCGAACTGGAACTGGCCAGCTCCCGGGAACAGTTGCGCGAGTTGTCGGCGCACCTGGAAAGCGTGCGGGAAGAGGAGAAGGCGCGCATTGCCCGGGAAGTTCACGACGAGCTGGGTCAGATGCTGACGGTGTTGAAGCTAGAAACATCCATGTGTGAATTGGCCTACGCGCAACTCGACCCGGGCCTGCATGAGCGGCTTAACAGCATGAAGCGCCTGATTGCCCAGTTGTTCCAGCTGGTGCGGGACGTGGCGACGGCGCTGCGCCCGCCGATCCTGGATGCTGGCATTGCCTCGGCGATCGAATGGCAGGCGCGGCGTTTCGAGGCGCGTACGCAGATCCCATGCCTGGTGCAGGTGCCGGACAACCTGCCAGCGCTGAGCGATGCCAAGGCCATCGGCCTGTTCCGGATTCTCCAGGAAGCACTGACCAACGTG